From the Musa acuminata AAA Group cultivar baxijiao chromosome BXJ3-7, Cavendish_Baxijiao_AAA, whole genome shotgun sequence genome, one window contains:
- the LOC135643680 gene encoding uncharacterized protein LOC135643680: MRRSHSLLRPAFSSAWPPSLRPPCLRPVASAHLSTASAPHQPTERVSAIVDEISRLSLLEVADLTEALRTRLGVEQMPVMAIMTPGMGAAAGFPGPAGAAGAAPEEKEEKTAFDLKLESFDAAAKIKIIKEVRTFTDLGLKEAKELVEKAPAVLKKGVPKEDAEKIVEKMKEIGAKVVLE, translated from the coding sequence atgaggCGATCCCACTCTCTCCTCCGCCCCGCTTTCTCGAGCGCATGGCCTCCCTCCCTCCGTCCGCCATGTCTCCGTCCGGTCGCTTCTGCCCACCTCTCTACCGCATCGGCCCCCCACCAGCCCACCGAGCGGGTCTCCGCCATCGTCGACGAGATCTCCCGCCTTTCCCTCCTCGAGGTCGCCGATCTCACGGAGGCCCTCCGGACCCGGCTGGGCGTCGAGCAGATGCCGGTCATGGCCATCATGACCCCCGGCATGGGTGCCGCCGCCGGCTTCCCTGGACCCGCCGGTGCCGCCGGTGCGGCGCCtgaggagaaggaggagaagacGGCGTTCGATCTGAAGCTGGAGAGCTTCGACGCGGCCGCCAAGATCAAGATCATCAAGGAAGTGAGGACCTTTACGGACCTGGGGCTGAAGGAGGCCAAGGAGCTCGTGGAAAAGGCCCCAGCCGTACTGAAGAAGGGGGTGCCCAAGGAGGATGCGGAGAAGATCGTGGAGAAGATGAAGGAGATAGGTGCTAAAGTTGTTTTGGAATGA
- the LOC135643307 gene encoding uncharacterized protein LOC135643307 isoform X3: MSVCFFSTIPHRVTSTTAASSFSRPLHCQTYPSFHHCGFGHHFRYHVPPIKFLSTPWMSRARLIGVLKESSEVETDDRQRAPASDQEELEEAADGVVANGVVAETSKEGSDLVRKVPVRSKRKIDEEEDGYDRYTLRNGREVFQEKAYLVGVECKGNEDNTFGIEESLQELAQLADTAGLSVVGSTYQKLANPNPRTYIGSGKVAEIKSAIHALDVETVIFDDELSAGQLRNLEKALGGDVRVCDRTALILDIFNQRAATHEAALQVALAQMEYQLPRLTKMWTHLERQAGGKVKGMGEKQIEVDKRILRTQISALRKELESVRQHRKQYRNRRLSVPVPVVSLVGYTNAGKSTLLNRLTGADVLAEDQLFATLDPTTRRVQMKNGSEFLLTDTVGFIQKLPTMLVAAFRATLEEISESSLLVHVVDISHPLANQQIDAVDKVLTELDVASIPKLVVWNKGR, from the exons ATGAGCGTCTGCTTCTTCTCCACCATCCCTCACCGGGTCACCTCCACCACCGCGGCCTCATCTTTTTCCCGACCGCTTCACTGCCAAACCTACCCTTCCTTCCACCACTGTGGCTTCGGCCACCATTTCCGATACCACGTACCTCCCATAAAGTTCTTATCGACCCCATGGATGAGCCGAGCCCGCCTAATCGGAGTCCTCAAGGAATCCAGCGAGGTGGAGACTGATGATCGCCAGAGAGCTCCAGCATCAGATCAAGAAGAACTGGAAGAAGCCGCCGATGGGGTCGTTGCCAACGGCGTCGTGGCGGAGACGAGCAAGGAAGGGTCGGATTTGGTTCGAAAGGTTCCCGTCAGGAGCAAGAGAAAGATTGATGAGGAGGAGGACGGGTACGATAGGTACACCCTGCGTAACGGGAGGGAG GTGTTTCAAGAAAAAGCGTACCTTGTTGGAGTTGAATGTAAAGGTAATGAAGATAACACATTCGGTATCGAGGAATCACTTCAAGAACTTGCACAATTAGCTGATACTGCTGGACTTTCAGTTGTTGGCTCTACTTATCAAAA GCTTGCTAATCCAAATCCGAGGACATATATTGGCTCTGGCAAGGTTGCTGAAATCAAGAGTGCAATTCATGCCCTTGATGTTGAAACTGTAATTTTTGATGATGAGCTGTCAGCAGG ACAGCTGCGCAATTTGGAGAAGGCCCTTGGTGGGGATGTTCGGGTATGTGATCGAACTGCTCTCATTCTTGATATCTTCAACCAAAGGGCTGCAACTCATGAAGCAGCTTTACAG gTTGCTTTAGCGCAAATGGAGTACCAGCTTCCCAGGTTGACAAAAATGTGGACTCATCTTGAACGTCAGGCAGGTGGCAAGGTTAAGGGAATGGGAGAGAAACAAATTGAAGTGGACAAGCGTATCTTGCGTACTCAG ATTAGTGCTTTGAGAAAAGAGTTAGAGTCTGTTCGGCAACATCGGAAGCAATATCGTAATCGTCGCCTATCAGTACCTGTTCCTGTTGTGTCCCTG GTTGGTTACACAAATGCTGGGAAAAGTACACTCTTGAATCGCCTGACCGGAGCTGATGTTCTTGCTGAGGATCAGCTTTTTGCTACACTAGATCCAACTACCAGAAGGGTCCAG ATGAAAAATGGAAGCGAGTTCCTCTTGACTGATACTGTGGGTTTCATTCAGAAATTACCTACAATGCTC GTAGCTGCATTTAGAGCGACACTAGAAGAAATATCTGAGTCATCTCTTTTAGTGCATGTTGTGGACATCAG TCACCCACTAGCTAATCAACAGATAGATGCTGTTGATAAAGTACTTACAGAGTTGGATGTGGCATCAATACCAAAGTTAGTTGTGTGGAACAAG GGACGATGA